The segment CAGATAAGTATTCGCGATTTCCAGAAGAGATGCAGTTTGCATGTATAAAAGGGTGAATGTGAGAATGTGCGAATTCTGATTTGCGTATGACTGATTTTAGCCAAACTGCGGTACTCAACTGGGTTGAACGCGCCAAAATTCTTGGATATTTAGTCGCGATCGCTTGGATTGTGGCGGTGATCAATTTTGGCTTTTTCGCAAAGTCTTTGAATAACTTAGGGATTCGTCCCCGGCAATTGCCTGGATTATGGGGTGTGCTGTTTGCTCCGTTTTTGCATGGCAGTTGGGGACATTTAGAAAGCAATACGATCGCGTTTATCACTTACGGTGGACTAATTCTGTTACAAAACCCTGAGAATTTTGGAGCCGTCACGTTCACTGTTGCATTAACAAGCGGATTCGGAACATGGTTACTTGGGCGCGATCGCACCAATCATATTGGTGCAAGTGGCGTAACGTTTGGGTATTTAGGTTTTTTAATGTCTTTGGCATTCTTCGATCGTAATATCCCAACCGTTCTCCTCTTAGTGTTCACCGCCTTTTTTCACAGCAAATATCTTTGGGGTTTGCTTCCCATCTATCAGCGCATCTCCTGGGAAGAGCATCTGTTTGGCTTTCTCGGCGGCATTTTTGCTGCACGATATTTGCCGCAACTTCGAGAAGGATTTGGTCAATTTCTAGATGTTTTTAGGCAAGCCGAGGCTTGGATTCGATAAATTTAAAGCCAGTTTTCTAGATTTAACGACTGCACATTCTGCAAATCGGCATCATTAGAAACAACGGTTAAAGAATTCACGATCGCAGTTGCCGCGATCAAAATATCTGCATCTTGAATCGGTCTACCCCGTCTGCGCAAATCAGCATGGATTCTCGAAGCAGTTTCAATGATTTCGAGATCATCAATCAGCAAGATTTCGACTGATAAACAAAAAGTTTTAAAATTTGATAGCTGGCGAGTTGCATTGGAATAGATAAGACCGCGCTTGATTTCGTAGTAGCTCATACAGCTAATACAAAGCCTTGAGCGAGATTGCCTTGCGCGTCTGAATTGACGCATCGCTTGCTGGTTTTCTTTCAAAATCACGGTGATAATATTTGTATCCAGCAAGTAACCCATCTCTAATTTCCACGCTTCACCGCTTCATCAAACATTTGCATCTGCGCTGGTGTCAAATCGTTGAGCATTCCTGCAACACTATTCATGACCATAATATCTTGAACAATGCTAACCAACTCTTCTTGTGGAATCTCTAGAATCTGTTGCGGTTGCCAAAGTTCTAACAGTTCATCCGTATGTTCGCGAATCTGTTGAGTGCGATCGAGATCTTGAAGAAAAGGATGGTCTTTCTGAAGCTGATCAATAATTTGGGTAATCCGATGTTCAACGACTTGTTTTAAATCAGTTGCTTGAGTCATTTTCTTACCCTCCAAATGCCTGACTCAATTCTAACCGAGTCGTCCTCGTCGCGAAATCCTCTAAAATAGCTGCGGTGATTTGTTGCTTTCTATGAAATTTCAGCGCACTTCGATCGCTCTCGTCTTTGCTGCTTTGGCACTAGGTGGATATGTTTATTACACCGAGTCAAAAAAGCCGCCTCAAGTCGATCAAGCCCAGTCCGACGAGAAGCCGCTTTTTAACTTCAGAGAACAAGACATTCAAGCGTTCACGGTGCAGACTCCAAAACAAACCCTTGTCTTTGAGAAAGCAGGCAATTGGACATTGAAAAAGCCAGAAGTCGCCCCCGCAGATGAAGGTGCAGTGGCTTTTCTTCTCAATCTGCTTGCAACAGGGAAAAGCGATCGCACCTTTACCGTTCCCCCTGCTAAAAAGCCAGAATTCGGTTTAGATCAACCTTCTGCAATCGTTGAAGTAAAACTAAACAATCAGCAAAATCATCGCTTAGTCATCGGTAAACCAAACTTTAATCGAAATTTCTTGTATGCCTTAGTTGATCCGCCTGACAATCGAGATCTCTCTGTTTTACTCATTCCGATCAACTTTCAAAATGCAGTTGATCGCCCTTTAATAGAATGGAAACGGGATAAACCCAAACCTAAAGCTAGTCCCTCTATCCGCCCTAGTGCTTCTCCTTCTCCCAAATGAACACTCCAACCGCGACCCTGTTAATTTCCTGCCCTGATCAAAAAGGCTTAGTTGCAAAGCTTGCGAACTTTATCTACTCAAATGGCGGCAATATTATTCACGCTGATCAACATACTGACTTCTCAGCAGGATTGTTTCTGAATCGAATCGAATGGCAACTTGAAGGATTTCATTTACCACGTGAGGTAATCGAGCCTGCTTTTCAAGCCGTTGCCACTCCTTTAAATGCGAGTTGGAAATTACATTTCTCAGATGCCGTGCCGCGAATTGCGATTTGGGTGAGCAAGCAAGATCATTGTTTGTATGACTTGCTTTGGCGACAGCGATCGGGAGAATTCAAAGCGGAAATTCCAGTGATTATCAGCAATCATGAAGAGCTTGGAGCGATCGCGAAACAATTTGAGATTGATTTCCATCACATTCCCATCACCAAAGAAACGAAACTTGAACAAGAAGCAAAACAATTAGAACTCTTAGAACAATACAAGATTGATTTAGTCATCTTGGCAAAATATATGCAAGTTTTGAGTGCAGATTTTGTCTCAAAATTCTCGAATGTGATTAATATTCATCACTCATTTCTACCTGCATTTGCAGGCGCGAACCCTTATCAAAGAGCTTTTGAACGAGGGGTAAAAATCATTGGAGCGACGGCACATTATGTAACTAAAGATCTCGATGAAGGTCCAATCATTGAACAAGATGTGGTCAGAGTCAGCCATCGAGATGATGTCAAAGATCTCATTCGCAAAGGAAAAGATTTAGAGCGAATTGTGCTTGCAAGAGCCGTTCGACTACATCTACAAAATCGCGTTTTGGTGTATGGAAATCGAACAGTTGTCTTTGGTTAGAAGATGGCGAGCCAGTTCGATCGTGACAGTCGTGCCTTGACCTTTTTCGCTTTCAATCGTCATCACGCCCTGCTGTAACTCCACACACTTTTTAACGACTGCTAAACCTAAACCTGTTCCGGCTGCATAGTTTAGATTTTGCCCCCGATAAAAGGGTTCGCAAATCCTCGGCTGATCTTCTAAAGGAATTCCAATTCCTTGATCTTTGACTTGAAATCGAATGCGATCGCTGGTTCCATTGAGCAGTAATAAAACACTACTGCCTGGCTCAGAATACTTGATCGCATTCGCCAGCAAATTACTCAAAATCGAATACAACAATCGCTCATCCAAATTGGCATGAGTATATTTTCCTTGCGTTTGAAAGTGGATCACGTGATTCGTCGAAATCTCAAAATCTTCCACGAGATTCAAGCAAAATGCTTCTAGATCGATCGTTTCTGGATTGCACTCTAGTTTTCCTGCATCTGCTCTAGTTAAGGTCAGCACATCGATAAATAGTTGCTGCATTGATTTTGCAGCAGATTGAATTCGATCGAGATTTTTCAATCGCCGGGCTTCACTCCAATCTGAATTCCCTTTAATCAGCAATTGAACTGATCCTAGAACGACACTCAGCGGGGTGCGAAATTCATGAGAAACCATCGAGAAAAAATGAGTTTTCAGATCGCTGATTTCCTTCTGCTGCATCAATTTCTGCTTTAGATATTCTGCTTGATGACGTTGAGTGACCTGACTATACAAAGCCGCAAAGCAGATAAAAATTGCCATAAATCCAGCAATCATCATCCAAACTTCGATCACTTTTCGCGTCTGAATACTTTGTTTTGATTGCTCAATTGATTGTTTTAACTCTGTCTGCTTTTGCTGAGAAAGTTGGGAAATTACAGTGTGGATTCGTTCTCTCAAAGCAATACTTCGACTCGTTAAAATGCTTTGCTGCATCAATGCAGTTTGATTGATGTCATACAGCGCGATCGATTCGTTTAAAAGCTCAACTCGCTGTAAGACTATTTTTTGTAGCTCTTGATAACTTGAAAATTCTTTTGGCTCTAGCAAAAACTGCTGATGCAACTGGCTCAGCTTCACTGGAATCCGATCAATAGCAGATTTATATCGATTGAATTCGCTGCGATTTCCTAGATAAATATATCCGCGCCGAGCAGATTCTGCGCTCGTAATTTCTGCAAACACTTCATCTAAATTTTTAATCACTTCATAAGTTTGCTGAGACTTGTGACTGCTTTCCACTAGTTGATTTACATTTTGATATGAGATTAAACTGCTGATACAAAGAATCACAAGCAGCAATCCAAAGCCTGCAACGAGCCAGTTTCGTTCTGATGAATTTAAGAAAGTCATATTTTCTAATTTTTCAGATCGAGCCGTTTATCCGCAAAAATAGCAGGAAAAATTAACTATTGTGTGCAGCTAGATTGATTACAGTAACGATCATGCAAGCTTTCCTGTCGATATGCGTATTTTAGTCGTTGAAGATGACCAGCATTTAGCAGAGATTCTCACCGAAACTCTGAGCGATCGCGCTTACTCAGTAGATGTTGTAAAAGATGGTGAGTCTGCCTGGGATTGGCTAAATTCTTTGGTATATGACCTGATCGTCTTGGATGTTACCCTCCCTAAATTAGATGGCATTAGCTTATGCAAACGTCTACGAGGAGCACTCAATGAGAATGGAACGACCCCGGTCTTAATGTTGACCGCACGAGATACGATCGCCGACAAAATCTTAGGACTTGATGCTGGTGCAGATGATTACATGGTCAAGCCTTTTGATATTGAGGAACTAATGGCGCGAGTTCGTGCTTTACTTCGGCGCGGAACCAGTAGCCCAAATCCGACCTTGATCTGGGGCGACTTACAAATCGATTCAAGTACTTATGAAGTCAATTATGCCAATGCACCGCTGACGCTCACCCCGAAAGAGTATGCGTTGTTAGAGTTGCTTGTCTCTAGTGGACGAAAGGTACTGAGCCGCTCAGGAATTATCGATCGGCTTTGGTCACTTCAAGATCCACCCACTGAAGAAACGGTCAAATCTCACATCAAAAGTTTGCGCCAAAAGCTCAGAAATGCAGGTGCGCCTGAAGATTTGATTGAAACTGTTCACGGAGTAGGATATCGATTGAAACAACTCTAGGAATGTCTTGAACTGGCTGCGCAAACAGTGCGTGTGTGAGTTCTTACAGATGATATGACCAATTTAGTGAAGGGCGATAGCAGTTTTGTCGATCGTCTTTTTTGCTGTTTGTTTGTCGTTACTGCTCGGTCTAATCAGGTGAAGTTGGATCGTAGGCAGACGAAGACTTGCTTTCTTCGAGAAGAAATACTTAAATTTTCTGTCTAATCTGCTTCTAAGGGGTATCATACCGAACATCGGTCGATCTAATATTCCAAAGGTCCGAATTAGGCAGAAGCAGTCAAGCTAACTCCCCAATCTAGAGTGTTATACCGGCTCTCAGCAGCCTAAATCGCTCCAGAGGAATGTTATGCTGACTGTCTTCGGGCTAACAGGTGATTAGACGGAAAGAGTCAGGCTAAACAATTGTTGGGCAGTATTTCTTTACGTAGTGGAGGGCAAGTAGATCCAAGTTTTCTAGGTGGCTGGCTAGGATTTTCAAAACCACGTTTCAAGACTTAAAGCGGTTAAGCTTTATAAAACTAGAACCTGAAAGTCAATTTATGGTTGAATTTAAGTGGGAATTGCTTCTTGATATTATAAGAACAGCTTGCACGGTCGGTACATTCTTTATAGCTATTAGTGCTTTTAGAATCTTTCTTAAAAATAAGCTTGCTGAGAAGCAATTAGATTTAGTGATTGAATTGATTAGAGAAATATCTGACTCTAAATTAATAGTTGTTTATCGACTTGATCCTCAACAAGCGTCAGAGATGATGAAACGCGGAGTCGCAGGTGAGATAACTCCTCAATTATCTTTATTTGGCATTGCCTCTGATGTTTCAAAAGAAAACTCTCCGTTGTTCTTACGTCAGGATGTCTGTGATCACCTGACCTCAATTAGTAGACAATATTCAGAAAATCCCTTGCTTCCTACAAAAATTGCCTTCTCTTTACGTCAAATTGTGCCTCGTCCTAAGGGTTTAGTGGTTAAGGCAAACCAGGCTGGCTATGTATTTGATCTTTGTGAAATACCTAAAAATTCAGTTATTTATTTAGCTCAAAATTTAGAGAACTTCGATAACAAAGGGATAATATCGGCGTTCTCTACTTATGGTGAATTTGTGACAGTATGTAGAGACTTAGTTATATCTATAGAGATTTGGCTAAGTAAGTACGGAATTAAGGATGTCAATGCATTGCGAGGGGGTAGTCGTAAGTCCACAGAAAAGAGCAGCCCAACAAGGCGATAAAGCGGACGTGTTCAACTTTGTAGTTGAGTTGCAAAGGTTGTTTTCCGCTGCTTATCTTGGTCGTTAGACTGCTGAATTTCGGTTAGGACACAACTTGAAACTTGTCCATGTTCTAAGCAACGATTTTCAATTACTCCCGCAGTTTTAACTACATAGGAAGATATAATTCCGTGCGGTCAAATTTCTGATTCCTATGCCATCGAATAACTCTGAGTCGCAAGCTCAAGCCCGAAGAATTTTAGATGCGATCGCCTTTATCCCTTTTGAGCAGTGCCAACTACTAAGCCGTGAGTTTAATAGTCTTCCTGCACGTCCCGGTATTTATGCGATTCGGCACAAAAACGATGGGTTGCTTTATGTCGGTAAAACGAAAAGTTTACGAGGTCGCTTTAGCGGTGGGCACAAAGCTTTTTTATAGGCTTGGCTTGACAAATACAATGACGAGGAAGTTCGGATTGCGGCACAGGTTATTTCTCATTGGGAGAACCCCACGTTACTATTGGAGCTAGAAGCCATAATTCTAAGAGCCACTGAACCCCCTTACAACGCCCAGATCCCGACTGAAAGGTGATGCCATGCAAGCCAAACTTCAAGAGAGACTTTCTCCCGCCGATGCAGAGGTGATTTTAGGACGGTTGCCTGAGCGGATTCGTGCTGCTCTCATGACGCGTGCTGCTGAAATTGAATATCCAATCGAAGCAGTAGTTGAAATGGCGATCGCAAGCTTTCTTGATTCAGAAGCGTTGGGTTTTGCAGATTGTAAACCAGGGCGCGGTCAGTAGCGTATTTTGGTTGATGCTTGCATGGGCTAACAATTCAAATACAACGGACAGCCCGAAAGGCTTTCTGCTCTATTCTCAGTCTTCCGCCTATTGGCACTGAATCTGCTGCTAACCTCGCAAAAATCCCGCAATTCGATCGACCGCTTCCACCAAAATTTCCGGCTCATGCACTAACGCAAATCGCACATATCCTTCTCCCGACTTGCCAAATCCTGCTCCTGGAGAAACCGCAACTCCCGTCGCCTCAACCAACTTCACCGCAAAGTCGATCGAATCTTTCACCCAAGGCTCCGGCAACCTCGCCCAAACATACATTGCCGCTTCAGGCATCGGCACAGGCCACCCAATCTCATGTAAGCGATCGACAAACACATCCCGGCGATGCCGATAAATCTCAACCGCTTGATGCACCCCCGCTTGATCACCTTGCAACGCTGCAATTGCACCATTCAAAATGCCAAGATACTGATTAAAATCAACCGCCGCTTTCACTTGTCGCAGCGCCAGAATTAACTCCGAATTGCCGATCGCATATCCCACCCGAAATCCGCCCATCTTGTAAGACTTCGAGAAGGTAAAAAACTCGATCGAAACTGTCTTATCTGGATCAGCTTGCAGCACCGAAGGCATAGTTTCCTTACCCAGATAAAAATCTGCATAAGGAAAATCATGCACCAAAACCAGATCATGCTCTTGACAGAATCGCACCGCTTTTTGGAAGAAAGACAACGGCGCGATCGCAGTCGTTGGATTGTGCGGATAGCTCAATACCATCATCCGCGACTGCGCCAAAACCTCTGCTGGAATCTCCTCGAACACAGGCAAAAACTGATTTTCAGCCCGAAGCGGCATCGGATAAATCTGACCACTTGCCAAATAAACCCCACCCGCATGAGAGGGATAGCCTGGATCGAGCAGCAGCGCAAAATCACCCGGATTCAAAATTGCCAGAGGTAAATGTGCCGTTCCTTCCTGGGAGCCGATGAGGGGTAAAACCTCAGTTTCTGGATCAACCGCGACTCCAAACTTCTTCGTGTACCACTCTGCCGCCGCTTGCCGAAATGCCTTTGTCCCATGAAAGAGCAAATATCCATGGGTAGACGGATCATAGAGAGACTGAGCGATCGCTTCAATCACATGCGGCTCCGTCGGCAAATCCGAAGATCCTAATGACAGATCCAGAATCTCTCGCCCCGCCGCTCTTGCTCTCGATTTTGCCCGATCCATATCTGCAAAAACATTCATTTGCAGGGGGGCTAAGCGTTTGGCAAACTGCATTTTTCTACCCTTAATTAAGCGGTCACTAATCCTTTGTTCAGCAATTCCTCAATCTTTTGCTTGTTCATTGCTCCTTCCGCCGATTGCTTCATTTCGCCATCCTGAATCAAGCGAAACGCCGGAACGCCTTCAACTTTGAATTTTTTCACGCTTTCGGGGTTCGGATCGACTTCCATTTTCACCACTTTTAAGCGATCGCCGTATTCTTTCGCGATCGTCTCAATCACTGGAGCCATCAGCCGACAAGGACCGCACCACTCTGCCCAAAAATAAACCAAAACGGGTTGAGTGGCGTTCAATACCTCAGCTTCAAATTCCGAATCACCAATTACAAGAACGCTACTCATGATGAGATTTCCCAACAAATTGCCTTTTCAATTTTAAAGCCCTTCGCTACGTTCTGGGAAAGCGTTACAGTGAGAAAGCACGCATTCAGTCTCGATCGTCTATGTTTGGTACTTTTCAGCAGAGCAGTCTCCGCATCGAAGTCGAAGCTTCTGAAGCCACGCTGACTAAAGCGTTGACCGATGTGAACGAATTACAAAAATGGCTCTGGTTTGAGCGCTTCTCGATTGGCTATCCAGAAACCCTGACTCCTGGCGTAAAACTCAAAGGGCAAGTCGGATTGGTCACGATCCAGCACGAAGTCGAATTGAGTGAACCTCATCGCGTTCGCTTTCTGCTTAGCCAGGGCATTGACGGCTTTCACGAATGGGCGTGGGGCGATGGCTGGGTACAATCGCGCATCGAAGGCATCTCTCTCCTTCCGCTCAATCTTGGACAAACCGCAACGTTATTGAGCCTGAAACAATATCTGCAATCAAAAGCTGCTTGAACTCGCCGCAGATTCACAAAAAAAACGATCGCCTAACCAGACGATCGTTTGCAAATATTATCTAATAAAATTATATTTTCCGAGCCGTGCTCGCTGCCGGAACCAGAATTTCTTGGAGAATCGACTTCAACTCCTCACGGCGTTGATAGCAATCGAGCCGATATAGCACCTGACCGCCCTGAAACAGAAGCACCGTCGGCAATGTCGTAATCCGATACATACTGGCGAGCTTCAAATTCTCGTCTGCGTTAACACCCACTAATTTCAACTGAGTGCCCCATTCTTTCAGGAGCAAATTCAGCGAAGGTTCAATCAACCGACAGATTCCACACCAGGGTGCCCAGAAATGCACAAGAACAGGGGTCGTAGACTCAAGAACTTCTTGTTTAAACGCCCCTTCGCTAATGCCTGCTTGCATAGTTCTCCAGAATGATTAATTATTTGCTTTTTACTAACGCTTGGGATCATGCTACCAGGGTACGTTCCCAGATGCACGAATGACGATCGGATGAAGCCACCAAAACAATAGCGTAAATGCAGTCACACCGAGGTATGCAGGACGTAAAAATTCTTTTAGATCCAGTTTCTGCTTCCCCGAAAAAATCGCTCCAAACGGAACGATCGAGGTTCTCGCTTTCACGGCTTCAAACGCTTCGCCATACCGAAGTGCTAACCGTCGATCGCCATTCCACACCCCAAATAAATGATGCAAAATTAACCCGATCGAGGTCACAACCATGAAACTGGTTCCTATCCATACTGTATGAGTAATGCACCACAAGATTTGTCCGACCATTTGCGGATGTCGCGAAATCCGAATTATTCCGCTTTCGTATAAATGCACTTGCGGTTTTTGAATCGCTGCGATCTCTAACAAATTAAAAGTCGCGGGATAAAGAAACAGAAAAGAAATCGCAGATCCGATCCAAACGGCTTCACTCACACCCGGAATGCCTTGCACATTCCAGAGTTGCAGCCCATCATACCGATGATTAAAAAAGTAAATCATCATCGGAACGGCAATCCCTAAACTCACCAGCGCAAAAATCACACGGTAAAATCTTGCTCCAATCCGCTGCTCTGCCATCATTCGCAACGAAGCTAACCCACTATGCGCGATCGCAAATCCAACCAACCAACCGAACATTATCAAATGGCTCGACGTAAACCAAGACATACCCAACTGAAATGAAGACCAGATCTAGCTTACAAGCTTGCGGAGCGGATCACTTCAAGATTCAAAGTATACAGTGTACTTTGTCCAGCATTCCAGGTAGCAATGGCTAAGCCCGTTTCTCCGTGCGCCGCGATCGCGCAAATCCCCGCAGGAAGTTCTGCCTGCCCAATTTGCTGTCCATTGTAGTCGAGCGCAATTAAATGATGATCATCACACACGACAATTCCCCAAGGATAAGCAGTGACGAATTTTGGGGTGATTAGAATTCCAACTCGGATCACGCGATACGGTTTGAGATGGAGCAACACAAGCGATCGTTCAAACCCTGTTTCAATCGCAATTAGAAAATGAGCATTCCTCGTTGGAAAGACTCGCTCAATTTGTAGAGGAATGCTGAACGTCCCAAACGCTTTTCCATGTCGATTGAAGAAATCGAATCGGGTGGAGCCAAGTTCTCTAGATACCAGTTTTCTAGATACGAGTGCAATGTGTCGAGTATGAAGGGCTGCGATCGCAATGAATTCGCCAGATCTCGGTTCGCAAAGTGCAGGACGACAGGCAAGCTGCGCCTGTGGTAATGTCCAAATGCTGAAAAATTTAGCTTGGCTTTGGTTGAGTGTTGCAACAGCCATCCATTTGCCAGATGGGTCGATCGCAATACGAGAAGGGTGATTAAATTGAGCCACTCGCTGCGCAGTCGTGTCTGACAGTCGATAAATTGAACGCTCCGTGACCGCAAAACA is part of the Leptolyngbya boryana PCC 6306 genome and harbors:
- a CDS encoding rhomboid family intramembrane serine protease, producing the protein MTDFSQTAVLNWVERAKILGYLVAIAWIVAVINFGFFAKSLNNLGIRPRQLPGLWGVLFAPFLHGSWGHLESNTIAFITYGGLILLQNPENFGAVTFTVALTSGFGTWLLGRDRTNHIGASGVTFGYLGFLMSLAFFDRNIPTVLLLVFTAFFHSKYLWGLLPIYQRISWEEHLFGFLGGIFAARYLPQLREGFGQFLDVFRQAEAWIR
- a CDS encoding type II toxin-antitoxin system VapC family toxin, translated to MGYLLDTNIITVILKENQQAMRQFRRARQSRSRLCISCMSYYEIKRGLIYSNATRQLSNFKTFCLSVEILLIDDLEIIETASRIHADLRRRGRPIQDADILIAATAIVNSLTVVSNDADLQNVQSLNLENWL
- a CDS encoding DUF4340 domain-containing protein; this translates as MKFQRTSIALVFAALALGGYVYYTESKKPPQVDQAQSDEKPLFNFREQDIQAFTVQTPKQTLVFEKAGNWTLKKPEVAPADEGAVAFLLNLLATGKSDRTFTVPPAKKPEFGLDQPSAIVEVKLNNQQNHRLVIGKPNFNRNFLYALVDPPDNRDLSVLLIPINFQNAVDRPLIEWKRDKPKPKASPSIRPSASPSPK
- the purU gene encoding formyltetrahydrofolate deformylase, which translates into the protein MNTPTATLLISCPDQKGLVAKLANFIYSNGGNIIHADQHTDFSAGLFLNRIEWQLEGFHLPREVIEPAFQAVATPLNASWKLHFSDAVPRIAIWVSKQDHCLYDLLWRQRSGEFKAEIPVIISNHEELGAIAKQFEIDFHHIPITKETKLEQEAKQLELLEQYKIDLVILAKYMQVLSADFVSKFSNVINIHHSFLPAFAGANPYQRAFERGVKIIGATAHYVTKDLDEGPIIEQDVVRVSHRDDVKDLIRKGKDLERIVLARAVRLHLQNRVLVYGNRTVVFG
- a CDS encoding sensor histidine kinase translates to MTFLNSSERNWLVAGFGLLLVILCISSLISYQNVNQLVESSHKSQQTYEVIKNLDEVFAEITSAESARRGYIYLGNRSEFNRYKSAIDRIPVKLSQLHQQFLLEPKEFSSYQELQKIVLQRVELLNESIALYDINQTALMQQSILTSRSIALRERIHTVISQLSQQKQTELKQSIEQSKQSIQTRKVIEVWMMIAGFMAIFICFAALYSQVTQRHQAEYLKQKLMQQKEISDLKTHFFSMVSHEFRTPLSVVLGSVQLLIKGNSDWSEARRLKNLDRIQSAAKSMQQLFIDVLTLTRADAGKLECNPETIDLEAFCLNLVEDFEISTNHVIHFQTQGKYTHANLDERLLYSILSNLLANAIKYSEPGSSVLLLLNGTSDRIRFQVKDQGIGIPLEDQPRICEPFYRGQNLNYAAGTGLGLAVVKKCVELQQGVMTIESEKGQGTTVTIELARHLLTKDNCSISIHQNAIL
- a CDS encoding response regulator transcription factor; its protein translation is MRILVVEDDQHLAEILTETLSDRAYSVDVVKDGESAWDWLNSLVYDLIVLDVTLPKLDGISLCKRLRGALNENGTTPVLMLTARDTIADKILGLDAGADDYMVKPFDIEELMARVRALLRRGTSSPNPTLIWGDLQIDSSTYEVNYANAPLTLTPKEYALLELLVSSGRKVLSRSGIIDRLWSLQDPPTEETVKSHIKSLRQKLRNAGAPEDLIETVHGVGYRLKQL
- a CDS encoding GIY-YIG nuclease family protein; protein product: MPSNNSESQAQARRILDAIAFIPFEQCQLLSREFNSLPARPGIYAIRHKNDGLLYVGKTKSLRGRFSGGHKAFL
- a CDS encoding LL-diaminopimelate aminotransferase, which produces MQFAKRLAPLQMNVFADMDRAKSRARAAGREILDLSLGSSDLPTEPHVIEAIAQSLYDPSTHGYLLFHGTKAFRQAAAEWYTKKFGVAVDPETEVLPLIGSQEGTAHLPLAILNPGDFALLLDPGYPSHAGGVYLASGQIYPMPLRAENQFLPVFEEIPAEVLAQSRMMVLSYPHNPTTAIAPLSFFQKAVRFCQEHDLVLVHDFPYADFYLGKETMPSVLQADPDKTVSIEFFTFSKSYKMGGFRVGYAIGNSELILALRQVKAAVDFNQYLGILNGAIAALQGDQAGVHQAVEIYRHRRDVFVDRLHEIGWPVPMPEAAMYVWARLPEPWVKDSIDFAVKLVEATGVAVSPGAGFGKSGEGYVRFALVHEPEILVEAVDRIAGFLRG
- the trxA gene encoding thioredoxin; this encodes MSSVLVIGDSEFEAEVLNATQPVLVYFWAEWCGPCRLMAPVIETIAKEYGDRLKVVKMEVDPNPESVKKFKVEGVPAFRLIQDGEMKQSAEGAMNKQKIEELLNKGLVTA
- a CDS encoding thioredoxin family protein, with protein sequence MQAGISEGAFKQEVLESTTPVLVHFWAPWCGICRLIEPSLNLLLKEWGTQLKLVGVNADENLKLASMYRITTLPTVLLFQGGQVLYRLDCYQRREELKSILQEILVPAASTARKI
- a CDS encoding NnrU family protein, yielding MSWFTSSHLIMFGWLVGFAIAHSGLASLRMMAEQRIGARFYRVIFALVSLGIAVPMMIYFFNHRYDGLQLWNVQGIPGVSEAVWIGSAISFLFLYPATFNLLEIAAIQKPQVHLYESGIIRISRHPQMVGQILWCITHTVWIGTSFMVVTSIGLILHHLFGVWNGDRRLALRYGEAFEAVKARTSIVPFGAIFSGKQKLDLKEFLRPAYLGVTAFTLLFWWLHPIVIRASGNVPW